In Halobacteroides halobius DSM 5150, the genomic window GCAGCAAGTAACGGTGATAACAACTCTCCAAATGCCTCTCTAAAGAAATACTCTAATTCAAAATCAGTTGCCCGTTTATCTGTTATCCAAGCCTTAAAATCATCATATCTTTTAGCATCATCAAATCCTAATCTAGCCCTTAACTGAGGATTCTCTTCTAAATCAGGTAACTGCTTATCAATAACACGATTAGCTAATAGTCCTGCTCTAATAGGGTCCAGCTTTAAAATTAAACCTAATGTTTGCACTAATGAGGAAAAATTTAACTCTAACTCCCAATCAGGATTAACTAAAATAGTCAATACTATTAAAGCTTGAGCAAATCTATTATCAAGTAATCTCCGATCCCGTCGTAAATTAAGTAATGAATGACCATCTTTTTTAAATTCTTTTTCTAATACAAACTCTAATATTTTATCAATTTGGGGCGCAATTATAGCAATCTGGTGGGGATTAACTCCTTCTTTAATCAATTCATCTATTTCATTGGCTACTTTAAGTAACATCTCCCCTCTAAATTTTTTCTTAATTAACTGGTCTTGTTGCACAAAATCATTATAACTTAATTTTGCTCCTGTAAGAATTTTATCTGTAATTTTAGTTGCCATCTCCCTAGCCTGCAAAGAAGCAGTATGTATCTCTTCAAGCTCTACTAATTCACACTGGCTAAAGAAGTACTCTTTGGCTAACTGAGGCGCAGCACCAAAGAACTTCTCAAAACCTCCTTCGGGATTAAAAGATAAATAAGCTTCATCTACTTCTGGCAATAACTTTTTAATTACATCTTGAGCTGTGGGTACCATCTTTTCTAAATCATCTACAAATAAGTAATTAAACCGTTCTTTTAAATCCTGATTATACTTTTGATTAGATAATAAATACTTATTATACAAATCTACTACTAAAGAATAATCCAAACACCGCTGTTTAAGACATACTTCTCTAAACCGTTTCATTAACTTAAATCCAGCTTGATACGAATCCTTTTGTTCTGCTAGCTTGGCCCACTTATTTAACCTATCCTTGACCTCAGACAATTCTAATCCATTTAAAGCAGCATAATTTAAGTTATTAATTAACTGCAGGGCAATTTGTTGGGCAGTAGCACTAACCTCTATAAAATTTCCTTGCTCTCTTGCCTGTTCTACAAAGGAAGTCATTAAATAATGAGTGGGCTCTACAGTCATAAAGGTCGGCTTAAGTACTTTTCTCCCGCCAGATAAATTTTCTTCAATTAAATCCCAGTATCTTGTTACCTCTTGGTTAACAAAACCAAAATAAGTAAAGATATTTACTAAGCCTGTTGTTGTTAACTTAATCTCTTGTCTCCACTTAGTAGCATTAGTCCCCTTATTAACTAGTACTAAACATTCATCTGTCTTCACTTGTTGACCAATTTGATGATACTTTTTTTGTAGCTTAGTAGTCTTTCCTGAGCCAGTTGGCCCACTATATATTCTTTTCATTTTCATCACCTACTGATAAATTAAAACCTTTTAGTTAAGTATACCACATAAGAGCTAATTAATTAAACTTAATTGATTAAAATATAAATCATAATTTATCGCCAACTAACAAATAATAATAAAACACACTTAGGAGAATTTAAGCTACTTTGTAAGCACAATCGGAAATGTTAGCTCTCACACTATTAAGAGATACATTCAAAATCAAAAATCTAATTAGGAGGTGGAATTATGCAGACCAAAATTGTAGATAAAGCATATAGTTTTAGAATTACACCTAATAAAAAGCAAGAAGAATTAATCAATAAAAATATAGGTTGTGTTAGGTTTGTATTTAACCACTTCCTAGCTCAATCTAAAGACGATAAATACTTATCATATTCTAAATTTGCTACACAATTACCTAAACTAAAGAAAGAATATAATTGGTTAAGAGAAGTTGATAGTATTTCTTTACAACAATCTCTAAAAGACTTAGACAAAGCATTTAAGCGTTTCTTTAAAGGTTTAGGTGGTTTTCCTAAATTTAAATCCAAAAAGAATAATAAGCAATCTTATAGAACTCAATATTTCAAGCGTTCTAGTGGAACTGAAAGCATTGAGATTAAAGATAATAAAATCAAGCTACCCAAACTTGGTTGGGTAAAATTTAGAAAATCTAGAGAAGTTACAGGTAAAATTCAAAATGTAACTATTAGAAAATCAAAAGCAAATAAATACTATATTTCTGTATGTGTTCAAGAAGAAGTTGAAGAACTACCTCAAACTGATAAAGCCATTGGTATAGATTTAGGCTTGAAAGACTTTCTAATTACTTCTAATGGTGAAGTAGTTTCTAACCCTAGAACTCTATCTAAATATGAAAATAAGATTGCTAGACTAAATAAAAGACTTGCTAAAAAAGAAGAAAACTCAAATAATTGGTACAAAGTAAAGAATAAATTAGCTAGAGTACACGAGAAAGTAGCTAATATTAGGAAAGACTTCTTACATAAACTTTCAACTAAATTAATTCGTGAAAATCAAACGATAGTAGTTGAAAGCCTAAAAGTTAAGAATATGCTTAAAAATTCTAGACTAGCAAAAAGTATCTCTGATGTATCTTGGTCTAAATTCGTTGACTATTTAAGCTATAAAGCTGAATGGTATGGTAAGGAATTAATTAAAATTGATACATTCTTTCCTTCAAGTCAACTTTGTAGTGAATGTGGATATCAAAAGAAAGAGGTCAAAGATTTAAGTGTTCGTGAATGGGAATGTCCGAAGTGTCATTCAATTCACGATAGGGATATAAATGCTAGTAAGAATATTTTACAACAAGGTTTACAACTACAATTAGCTAGTAGATAGACTATATACTGTCGGGCGGACAGAAATTTAAGCCTTTGGAGAACTTGTAAGACCAATTTGCACTTAATCCTTGAGATTAACTGTAAAAAGGCTAGGTTCTATGAATAAGGAATCTGCTTGGGCTTGCCCCGCAGAGCGTCAAATAGCTGAAAGTATACTAATGGTACTCCAAAGAAATGTACAATCTTTAATTCGTGCTTTTATGACCGCTACAACTAATGATCAAGTGCGAAATTTATTTGGAAAGTACTTAAAAAAAGAATTAAATTGTATTCATAATACAGCAAAGTACTTCAAATTAAAAAACTGGGCTTCACAACCACCAAAGTACCCTCATAAACCTCCTACAACTAAAGAAGAGATAAACTCAGGAGAAGCATTTCACTTGTGGAGTCATCTTTGTGCCCGCTATGATCAAATAGAACTAACAAAACTTTATGAAAATTATACCCATGATCCTGATTTTAAATTTCTTTTAACAAATGGATTGCGCATGGTACTAGAAGACCAGCTTGCCAACCTAGAACAAGAAATGGATCACTTTGGTCTGCCCCTTCCAGAAAGACCTCCTAAAAGTATCAAAACAACTCAAAATGCAGAAGTTATATCAGATGAAATGATCTACCGGAATATAATGACAGGTCAACAAAATATGCTCCGCTTACACTCTAGTGGTCTAATACAAAGTATCACCAATGATCGAATCCGTAATATATATCTAGATTTAATAAAAGAAGAGATAGATATACTTAATAAATTTATAAAATATGGCAAGACTAAAGGATGGATTAGAACTGTTCCCAACTATAATAAAAATATTTAACAGAGCAACCTTTTAAAAGGTTGCTCTGTTACTTAGACTTCAAAGTGATTTACTAACATATTTAATTCTTGAGCCATATTACTCAAATCTTGACTAGAGCTTGATATTTGTTGCATAGCAGCAACTTGTTCTTCTGTTGCACTTGATATCTCTTGGCTACCTGCTAATAATTGATCACTATAATCAGCTACTTCTTGGACTTGATTATTGGCTAGTTCTATTTTATCAGCTATTTGAGCAAAGAACTGGCCTGTTTCTTGAACATCTTGTGCACCACTTTGAATCTGAGAGTTAGTCTCCGCAATAATTTCTACTGCTTGGTCTGTTTTAGAACCTAACTGATTAATAATTCCTTTTATATTACCAACTGAATCTTGAGTTTCTTCTGCTAATTCCCTAATCTCTTCAGCTACTACTGCAAAACCTTGGCCCGCTCCGCTTTGTGTACTTCCTACTCGCGCAGCCTCTATTGAAGCATTTAAGGCCAATAAATTTGTCTGTTCAGCCACTTCAGAAATAACTTTTATTATCTTCTCTATTTGGGCAGAAGATTCTTTTAGCTTCTCAATAACTTCAGTTGACTCTTGAGCAGTAGTCACAATTTGCTTCATTCTTTCTTCTGTTGTTTCCATCTGCTCTAACCCACTTTGAGCCAAATCATCAACTGCTACTGTTACTTCTGCTGTATTTTGAGCATTATCATTTACATTTTCAACCTTATTGGTAAAATCTTCTATCGAAGCAGAAACTTCTTCTAACGAAGCAGTACTTTGTTGGCTAGATGCACTTAGTTGCTGACTAGTAGAGGAAGCCCTTTCGGCTGCCTGATTAATACTCTGTAACATTCCTTTTAAGCCACTAGCCATATTATTAACTGCTGTTTCTAAATCTCCTATTTCATCAGCTCGATTTAAATTGACTTGAACAGCAAAATTACCATTAGCCATCTCTCGAGTTTTGGCTATAATGTTATCTAAAGGATTGAATAATATTCTATCTAAGAATTTAGATAGAATAAATTGAATAATAACTATCCCAACACCTAATATTATAACCACCCACATAATAATTCGCTTAACTACATCAGCAACTAAATCTTCTGAAGTTCCAACTCTCATCATCCCGATAATTTGGCCCTCACTATCTTTAAGAGGAGTATAAGCAACATAATAATTCTTTCCTAAAATAGTCATTTCACCATAAAAATTATTACCTTTATGTAAAACAATATTAGCAACTTCATCTGAAGCCTTAGTCCCTACTAATCTAGTTCCATTTTTCTTCTTAATATTACTAGAAATATTAGTCCTATTTGAAAAAATGGTTACATTTCCACCAGTTAACTGACTAATATAATTAACTAATTTAAAATTTCCATTTATTTTCCTCCCCCCTTTATATAAACCAGTATCATATTGATACCAAGCCCCTGAATATTTCTCATTTAAAATCTGATAACTAACTCTAAGATCTCTTTTGACCCTATACTTTGATAATTGCTCTCCTACTACCTGATTAACAGTAATCAAACCTGCAATTATTATAAATAGTAACGCAACTAGTACAAATAATTTAAATCTTGCTCTTAGTGATAAATTCTTGATTTTATCTATCATTCTTCTTTTCCTCCTCTTAGATTGTTACTAAACCATCCATTTATCTTTATTTCGATAAAAAATTATCAATCCCTTTAAATATTATTTCTACTTATTTACAATTTAGATAAAACTCTAAAAACACCTGCAAAAAAATAAATTTCCCCATCCTGTCAGGATGGGGAAATACAACTTAGCTCTTTAATTAGTCAGTAATCAACTTTAATTTAGCTGGATAGTAATTAAAGTTGATTTAAAATGTCTTCTGTAATTTTTTGAGTTGTAAACCCTAATTGCTGGGCTACTTCTTGACCAGGGCCACTAGCCCCAAATTGATCTACACTAACTACTAAATCATCTAATTTTAATAGCTGATGCCAGCCATTACCTACACCAGCTTCAATTGCAACTCGTAGATTATCTTCATCACCTAATACTTCTTGAATATAACTTTGCTCTTGCTCTAAGAATTTATCTCTATTGGGAATAGAAACTATTCTAGATAATACATCTTCTGCAGTTAACATCTCTGCTACTTCTGTAGCTAAAGAAACTTCACTACCACTAGCTAGTAAAGTTACTTCAGCATTTCTCTCCTCTTTTACTACATATCCTCCTTGTGACATATTTACTACCTTATTATCTTTATTCAAGTGCGGTAAATCTTGTCTAGTTAGGATCAGAGCAGTTGGACCATCAGTCCTCTCCATTGCTTGTAGCCAAGCTTCTTTTGTTTCTTCTTCATCAGCTGGCCTAATTACATCTAAGTTAGGAATTAAACGTAAAGATTCTATTTGTTCTACTGGCTGATGAGTTGGTCCGTCCTCTCCAATATAGACAGAATCATGGGTAAAGACATAAACAACTGGTTGATTCATTAAAGCAGACATTCTAACTGCTGGACGTAGATAATCAGAGAAGACTAAGAAAGTAGCTACAAATGGTCTAAGTCCTTGGTGGAGAGAAATACCATTAGCGATTGCTCCCATAGCATGCTCTCTTACTCCAAATCGGAAATTACGGCCGTCATAGTTATCCTGTTGAATCTCATCATATTTATTAAGGTAAGTCTTATTTGATGGTGCTAGATCAGCTGAGCCTCCAACTAAATAAGGCACTTGATCAGCCATCTCTCGTAAAGTAGCACCTGATGCTTTTCTAGTAGCAATCGGTGTATCAATCTCTAACTTCTCAACTACATCTTGTAAATCAGTTGGTAA contains:
- the tnpB gene encoding IS200/IS605 family element RNA-guided endonuclease TnpB encodes the protein MQTKIVDKAYSFRITPNKKQEELINKNIGCVRFVFNHFLAQSKDDKYLSYSKFATQLPKLKKEYNWLREVDSISLQQSLKDLDKAFKRFFKGLGGFPKFKSKKNNKQSYRTQYFKRSSGTESIEIKDNKIKLPKLGWVKFRKSREVTGKIQNVTIRKSKANKYYISVCVQEEVEELPQTDKAIGIDLGLKDFLITSNGEVVSNPRTLSKYENKIARLNKRLAKKEENSNNWYKVKNKLARVHEKVANIRKDFLHKLSTKLIRENQTIVVESLKVKNMLKNSRLAKSISDVSWSKFVDYLSYKAEWYGKELIKIDTFFPSSQLCSECGYQKKEVKDLSVREWECPKCHSIHDRDINASKNILQQGLQLQLASR
- a CDS encoding methyl-accepting chemotaxis protein; translation: MIDKIKNLSLRARFKLFVLVALLFIIIAGLITVNQVVGEQLSKYRVKRDLRVSYQILNEKYSGAWYQYDTGLYKGGRKINGNFKLVNYISQLTGGNVTIFSNRTNISSNIKKKNGTRLVGTKASDEVANIVLHKGNNFYGEMTILGKNYYVAYTPLKDSEGQIIGMMRVGTSEDLVADVVKRIIMWVVIILGVGIVIIQFILSKFLDRILFNPLDNIIAKTREMANGNFAVQVNLNRADEIGDLETAVNNMASGLKGMLQSINQAAERASSTSQQLSASSQQSTASLEEVSASIEDFTNKVENVNDNAQNTAEVTVAVDDLAQSGLEQMETTEERMKQIVTTAQESTEVIEKLKESSAQIEKIIKVISEVAEQTNLLALNASIEAARVGSTQSGAGQGFAVVAEEIRELAEETQDSVGNIKGIINQLGSKTDQAVEIIAETNSQIQSGAQDVQETGQFFAQIADKIELANNQVQEVADYSDQLLAGSQEISSATEEQVAAMQQISSSSQDLSNMAQELNMLVNHFEV
- a CDS encoding DUF3231 family protein, translated to MNKESAWACPAERQIAESILMVLQRNVQSLIRAFMTATTNDQVRNLFGKYLKKELNCIHNTAKYFKLKNWASQPPKYPHKPPTTKEEINSGEAFHLWSHLCARYDQIELTKLYENYTHDPDFKFLLTNGLRMVLEDQLANLEQEMDHFGLPLPERPPKSIKTTQNAEVISDEMIYRNIMTGQQNMLRLHSSGLIQSITNDRIRNIYLDLIKEEIDILNKFIKYGKTKGWIRTVPNYNKNI
- a CDS encoding UvrD-helicase domain-containing protein, coding for MKRIYSGPTGSGKTTKLQKKYHQIGQQVKTDECLVLVNKGTNATKWRQEIKLTTTGLVNIFTYFGFVNQEVTRYWDLIEENLSGGRKVLKPTFMTVEPTHYLMTSFVEQAREQGNFIEVSATAQQIALQLINNLNYAALNGLELSEVKDRLNKWAKLAEQKDSYQAGFKLMKRFREVCLKQRCLDYSLVVDLYNKYLLSNQKYNQDLKERFNYLFVDDLEKMVPTAQDVIKKLLPEVDEAYLSFNPEGGFEKFFGAAPQLAKEYFFSQCELVELEEIHTASLQAREMATKITDKILTGAKLSYNDFVQQDQLIKKKFRGEMLLKVANEIDELIKEGVNPHQIAIIAPQIDKILEFVLEKEFKKDGHSLLNLRRDRRLLDNRFAQALIVLTILVNPDWELELNFSSLVQTLGLILKLDPIRAGLLANRVIDKQLPDLEENPQLRARLGFDDAKRYDDFKAWITDKRATDFELEYFFREAFGELLSPLLAALADESEQEEVILSCRKIMDSIVKFKKVVSQFKDAAEEDIGYKFIEMINQGTVAAELLFGKQESEDKVILATPYSFLSLPDVDKVEYLFLLDLSSELWLLGSGKELSNPYVLSRQTEGEWGDKIDQKLRYQQLADYLQSILSKVTKGLYLADSDLSSRGWQQEGQLSDWLQEDQTEVINNG